A segment of the Streptomyces sp. NBC_00091 genome:
GTCGAGGCGCAGGAGGCCCAGGAGCGCGGCGCCTTCGAGGAGGCGACGGCCTCCGCCCGGCGGATGGCCGCCGTCGCCCGCCGGTGCGGCAGCACCGACCTGTACGCCATGAGCATCCACGCGCAGGCCGCCGTCCTGCTCGCCCAGGGCCGGGTCGCCGACGGCCTCGCGCTGCTCGACGAGGCCATGTGCGCCGCCGCGGCCGGCGAGCTCAGCTCCTTCTACACCGGCTGGATCTACTGCCTGGGCCTCCAGCAGTGCATGGCCTGCGCCGACTTCGCGCGGGCGGCCGAGTGGACCGACGCGGCCATGGCCTGGTGCGCCTCCATGCCCCGCGAGAACAACTTCCGCGGCCTGTGCCGGGTCCACCGGGTGGAGGTGCTGGAGCTGCGCGGCGCATGGCCGCAGGCGCTCAACGAGGCCGAGCTGACCTGCACGGAGCTGCTGCCGAACGAGCCCCGGATCGCCGCCGAGACCTGCTACCTGACCGGCGAGATCCACCGGCGGCGCGGCGCGTACACCGAGGCGGAGGCGGCCTACGGCCGGGCGCACGAACTCGGCCGCGACCCCCAGCCCGGCCTCGCCCTGCTCCGGCTGGCCCAGGGCAGGGCGGAAGCCGCGGCCGCCGCCCTGTGGCTGCCCACGGCCGCAGCTGGCGCGACCGGTGCCGCCGGCACCACCGGTGCAGGAGCGGAGGCCGAGGACGCCGAGGACGGCCGCCCGCTCGAACGGTGCCGGCTGCTCGCCGCCCGCACCGAGACGGCCCTCGCCCTCAGCCGGCTCGACGAGGCCCGCACGGCGGCGCAGGAGCTGGCCCGCCTTGCCGACTCCTGGCAGCGGCGGCGCGGGTCCGCCACCACCCCCCTGCACGCGAGCGCCGCGGCCGCGGAAGGCACGGTGGCCTTCGCCGAAGGCGACCTCCCGACAGCGCTGGCCCTGCTGCGGCGGGCGCTGGCGCTCTGGCTGGAGCTGGCGGTCCCATACGAGGCCGGCCAGGTCAGGATGACCCTGGCCGCTGCCGACCGGGCGGCGGGCGACCTGGACGGTGCCCGGATGGAGCTGCGGGCCGCACGGGCGGCCTTCGAAGGGCTGGGCGCCGTACCGGACGCACGGCGGGCGGCCGCCCTCCTCGACGCAATGGCGGAACGGGAGTCCGGGGAGCTGACCTTGCGGGAGACGGAGGTGTTGCGCCTGGTCGCGCGGGGCGGGACCAACCGGTCCATCGCCGCCGAGCTGGTGATCAGCGAGCACACGGTGGCCCGCCACCTGAACAACATCTTCGCCAAGCTGAACGTCTCCTCCCGGGCCGCCGCCACCGCGTAC
Coding sequences within it:
- a CDS encoding helix-turn-helix transcriptional regulator; translated protein: MGSQPRATAPPKAAAHTARQAQDAIAREAWGEAYALLDGLDRGLLTPDDLAALADAAWWTGRVEESITARAGAYAGYTAAGAARRAGYCAWMLYYEHRLAGRNGSAAGWLRRAREQLGSAPECAEQCFLAWVEAQEAQERGAFEEATASARRMAAVARRCGSTDLYAMSIHAQAAVLLAQGRVADGLALLDEAMCAAAAGELSSFYTGWIYCLGLQQCMACADFARAAEWTDAAMAWCASMPRENNFRGLCRVHRVEVLELRGAWPQALNEAELTCTELLPNEPRIAAETCYLTGEIHRRRGAYTEAEAAYGRAHELGRDPQPGLALLRLAQGRAEAAAAALWLPTAAAGATGAAGTTGAGAEAEDAEDGRPLERCRLLAARTETALALSRLDEARTAAQELARLADSWQRRRGSATTPLHASAAAAEGTVAFAEGDLPTALALLRRALALWLELAVPYEAGQVRMTLAAADRAAGDLDGARMELRAARAAFEGLGAVPDARRAAALLDAMAERESGELTLRETEVLRLVARGGTNRSIAAELVISEHTVARHLNNIFAKLNVSSRAAATAYAYTHGLV